A section of the Eublepharis macularius isolate TG4126 chromosome 1, MPM_Emac_v1.0, whole genome shotgun sequence genome encodes:
- the CDC42EP2 gene encoding cdc42 effector protein 2, producing MSTTKVPIYLKRGSRRGKKEKLRDILSSDMISPPLGDFRHTIHIGSGGENDMFGDISFLQGKFHLLPRTESSLSSDGAGHYVVPFEFSRTATVSSYDPPSLDIPSPLLKNAISLPVIGGPQALTLPSAQAPPKPPRLHLDDKGQPAHQSKDPAENLANGSRTAETRHAPNGKCVAPLNGFVEEEKKGEPFMSHAGSMLSLHVDLGPSILDDVLQVMEKHQTGTVGVLLQDSNRQQILT from the coding sequence ATGTCCACCACTAAAGTGCCAATCTACCTGAAAAGGGGAAGCCggagagggaaaaaagagaaacttCGTGATATCCTCTCCTCCGACATGATCAGCCCGCCGCTGGGTGACTTCCGGCATACGATCCATATCGGGAGCGGTGGGGAGAACGACATGTTTGGTGACATCTCTTTCCTGCAAGGGAAGTTCCATCTCTTGCCGAGGACGGAGAGCAGTCTGAGTTCAGATGGGGCAGGCCACTATGTAGTACCCTTTGAGTTCTCAAGGACTGCTACTGTCTCCAGTTACGATCCACCGTCTCTGGACATCCCATCACCTCTCCTAAAAAACGCAATCTCTCTGCCAGTCATCGGTGGCCCACAGGCTTTAACTTTGCCTTCTGCCCAAGCCCCACCCAAGCCACCACGCCTCCATCTTGATGACAAGGGTCAACCAGCTCACCAGTCAAAGGACCCTGCGGAGAATCTGGCCAACGGTAGTCGAACTGCAGAGACCCGTCATGCCCCCAATGGCAAGTGTGTGGCCCCTCTGAATGGGTTTGTTgaggaagaaaagaaaggggAACCTTTTATGTCCCATGCTGGCTCCATGCTCTCCCTACACGTGGACTTGGGACCGTCAATTTTGGATGACGTTCTCCAGGTGATGGAGAAGCACCAAACGGGGACTGTGGGTGTTCTGTTGCAAGACTCCAACAGGCAGCAGATCCTGACGTGA